A stretch of Thermococcus bergensis DNA encodes these proteins:
- a CDS encoding UbiD family decarboxylase encodes MIREILNQFQDELIVVDKPVSKKFEITNYLLQHKTRPILFKDVDGWEVAGNIWSTRERIAKYLGIKKEEILHFMMRAMDNPKPYKVAKDAEFFKNSTRDFSLEELPVPQYFPKDGGQYFTSAIYIAKDESGFVNLSYHRTMVRDEKTGTVRLVPRHLYAMWKDKAEHGEELDVRIIVGNPIHILLAAATSPPYGVSELNVASSMSEMAFGKPLEVVDLNGIPVPVESEFVFEAKILPELDKEGPFVDITGTYDIVREQPIVVFEKMYHVENPIFHALLSSGYEHYMLMGLPKEPQIYKSVKQVVPKVHGVRLTEGGCMWLHAVVSITKQHDGDGKNAILAAFTGHPSLKHVVVVDDDINIYDDREVEWAIATRFQADKDLVIIPNARGSSLDPSGEKGFTAKMGIDATKPLGRKDEFERARL; translated from the coding sequence ATGATACGTGAGATATTAAACCAATTTCAGGACGAGCTCATTGTCGTTGATAAACCTGTTAGCAAGAAGTTTGAGATAACAAACTATCTCCTCCAGCATAAAACGAGACCAATTCTGTTTAAAGATGTCGATGGATGGGAAGTTGCCGGGAACATATGGAGTACGAGAGAAAGAATAGCGAAGTATCTTGGCATAAAAAAGGAGGAAATTCTTCACTTCATGATGAGAGCGATGGACAATCCCAAGCCCTATAAAGTGGCAAAAGACGCAGAATTTTTTAAGAACTCTACGAGGGACTTTTCCCTCGAAGAACTGCCAGTTCCTCAATACTTTCCAAAGGATGGGGGGCAGTACTTTACCTCGGCAATCTACATAGCAAAGGACGAGAGCGGTTTTGTCAACCTCTCCTATCACAGGACAATGGTGAGAGATGAAAAAACCGGAACTGTCAGATTAGTCCCCAGGCATTTGTATGCAATGTGGAAAGATAAAGCCGAACACGGTGAAGAGCTTGATGTCAGGATAATCGTCGGCAATCCAATTCATATCCTCCTAGCGGCAGCAACAAGTCCACCCTACGGGGTCAGCGAGCTCAACGTTGCATCATCCATGAGCGAGATGGCATTTGGAAAGCCCTTGGAAGTTGTAGACCTCAATGGAATTCCCGTTCCGGTTGAGAGTGAATTTGTCTTCGAGGCAAAAATTCTGCCAGAACTTGACAAAGAGGGGCCCTTTGTTGACATAACCGGGACATATGACATCGTAAGGGAGCAGCCCATTGTGGTTTTTGAGAAGATGTACCACGTTGAAAATCCGATTTTCCACGCACTGCTTTCCAGCGGATATGAGCACTACATGCTCATGGGACTTCCCAAGGAGCCCCAGATATACAAGAGCGTTAAGCAGGTAGTCCCAAAGGTTCACGGCGTAAGGCTGACAGAAGGGGGCTGCATGTGGCTCCACGCAGTTGTAAGTATAACAAAGCAGCACGATGGAGATGGGAAAAATGCCATTTTGGCGGCTTTTACAGGGCATCCAAGCCTGAAGCACGTGGTTGTTGTTGATGATGACATCAATATCTACGACGACAGGGAAGTTGAATGGGCAATAGCCACGAGATTCCAAGCCGATAAAGACCTGGTAATAATCCCAAACGCAAGGGGAAGCTCTCTAGACCCATCAGGAGAAAAGGGCTTTACCGCAAAGATGGGTATAGACGCTACCAAGCCCCTGGGCAGAAAAGATGAGTTTGAAAGGGCAAGGCTTTGA
- a CDS encoding DEAD/DEAH box helicase: MKTVVLRIPDKSALVYIEKADPKVYFMVYDELTYRKSFGKWEKPESLYDPHTKSFPVGLLPRVKQLLNSKGYRVRVIDERKIEGVEINATWNEEYKLRKYQEKAVKKALKAGMGVLALPVGSGKTIIGLRIIYELNISSLIVVHTKELLYQWAENIEKVLGVEAGIIGDNNWIEKPVTVAMIQTLLSRGVDKLQLPYAVVVFDECHRTSAAEKFYELGISLPQRFRFGLSATPWRRIRGEELKIEGVIGPIIYEVKAEDLIKEKFLAKPKFRIIEYESSMPPLAERYKELYEEIIMENEERNKAIVETAYKLAKQGHRVLIDVKRIEHGKILVEMLKQRGINAEFLSSKSPNRWEILEKFKNGEIKVLVSTLLKEGVDIPEISAIILAGGGKSDIMTIQTIGRALRPKGGSGAVIVDVKDEDPLLFTHFIERQKALKQYYGKYYDKELERAIKK; encoded by the coding sequence ATGAAGACTGTAGTATTGAGAATCCCGGATAAATCCGCACTGGTGTATATTGAAAAAGCCGATCCCAAAGTATACTTTATGGTATATGATGAGTTAACTTACCGAAAAAGTTTCGGCAAATGGGAAAAGCCTGAGAGCCTGTATGACCCCCATACAAAATCTTTCCCTGTAGGTTTACTTCCCCGCGTAAAGCAACTTCTAAACTCAAAAGGATACAGGGTTAGAGTAATTGATGAAAGAAAAATTGAAGGAGTAGAGATAAACGCGACATGGAATGAAGAATACAAGCTGAGAAAGTATCAGGAAAAAGCTGTTAAAAAAGCACTAAAAGCAGGTATGGGCGTCTTAGCGTTGCCCGTGGGGAGTGGAAAAACAATAATAGGGCTGAGAATTATTTATGAACTTAACATATCATCCCTCATTGTTGTGCATACCAAAGAGCTTCTTTATCAATGGGCCGAAAACATAGAAAAGGTTCTTGGAGTTGAGGCTGGGATTATAGGGGACAACAACTGGATAGAAAAGCCCGTAACAGTAGCTATGATACAAACTCTCCTCTCCAGAGGAGTTGATAAGCTCCAGCTTCCATATGCAGTAGTTGTGTTTGATGAATGCCACAGAACGTCCGCTGCAGAAAAGTTTTATGAACTCGGAATAAGCCTTCCACAGAGGTTTAGGTTTGGTCTCTCCGCAACTCCGTGGAGGAGAATTAGGGGAGAGGAGTTGAAGATAGAGGGCGTAATAGGCCCAATAATCTACGAAGTTAAGGCCGAGGATTTGATAAAAGAAAAGTTCCTCGCAAAGCCAAAGTTTAGAATAATTGAATATGAATCATCTATGCCACCGCTGGCGGAGCGCTACAAGGAGCTTTATGAAGAAATAATTATGGAAAACGAAGAGAGAAACAAGGCAATAGTTGAGACCGCATATAAGCTTGCGAAACAAGGCCACCGGGTTCTAATAGACGTCAAGAGAATCGAGCACGGAAAAATCCTTGTAGAAATGCTCAAACAGAGGGGCATAAATGCCGAGTTTTTGAGCTCCAAGAGTCCAAACAGGTGGGAGATTCTTGAAAAATTCAAAAATGGCGAGATTAAGGTTTTGGTATCAACACTTCTGAAGGAGGGCGTAGATATTCCAGAGATCTCAGCGATAATACTGGCCGGCGGAGGAAAGAGCGACATAATGACAATTCAGACGATAGGAAGGGCACTGAGGCCCAAAGGTGGAAGCGGTGCTGTCATAGTTGACGTGAAGGATGAAGACCCCTTGCTCTTCACGCACTTCATAGAGAGGCAAAAAGCCCTGAAGCAGTACTACGGAAAATATTATGATAAGGAGCTTGAGAGGGCTATAAAGAAGTGA
- the truA gene encoding tRNA pseudouridine(38-40) synthase TruA — protein sequence MRIALKIAYDGRRFYGFQRQPGLKTVEGEIIRVLTKLGIIKDPKDAGFKGASRTDRGVSAFGNVIAFNTSKPELTYPRILNHHLHDVWVLGRARVSEDFHPRFWSKGKVYRYYLFDEGFDLEKMQSCAEMFVGVHDFSNFARLEGNRDPIRKIDRIEIFSKGNVITVEIEGESFLWEMVRRIVTALRLCGLGVLSREEVRRMLNEKVNKKLPPASPENLVLWEVKYDSISFEKDPYAVEKAKKEFFKRFTQHLITARIFEDWFTSL from the coding sequence ATGAGGATAGCTCTAAAAATTGCCTACGATGGGAGAAGGTTTTACGGCTTTCAAAGACAGCCTGGGCTGAAAACAGTCGAGGGTGAGATAATCAGAGTGCTAACTAAGCTTGGAATAATCAAAGATCCGAAAGATGCCGGTTTTAAGGGCGCCTCAAGGACTGATAGAGGAGTCTCCGCTTTTGGAAACGTCATCGCGTTTAACACTTCGAAACCCGAACTCACATATCCGAGAATTCTGAACCATCACCTGCATGATGTATGGGTTCTAGGAAGGGCGCGGGTTTCTGAGGATTTTCATCCGAGATTCTGGAGCAAGGGAAAAGTCTACAGATACTACCTCTTCGATGAAGGCTTTGACCTTGAGAAAATGCAATCCTGTGCCGAGATGTTTGTAGGTGTTCACGACTTCTCAAACTTTGCCCGGCTTGAAGGGAACAGAGACCCTATAAGAAAGATAGACCGGATTGAAATCTTCTCTAAGGGGAATGTAATCACAGTTGAAATCGAGGGAGAAAGCTTTCTCTGGGAAATGGTGAGAAGGATTGTAACGGCTCTTAGGCTTTGCGGCTTGGGTGTTTTATCAAGGGAGGAAGTGAGGAGAATGCTAAACGAAAAAGTTAATAAAAAGCTTCCTCCTGCTTCCCCAGAAAACCTTGTCCTGTGGGAGGTCAAGTACGACAGCATATCTTTTGAAAAAGACCCTTATGCAGTTGAAAAGGCAAAAAAAGAGTTCTTCAAAAGGTTTACACAGCACCTGATAACAGCAAGAATTTTTGAGGACTGGTTCACTTCTTTATAG
- the pheT gene encoding phenylalanine--tRNA ligase subunit beta, protein MPKFDVAKHDLERLIGKEFTIEEWEDLFLYAKCELDDVWEENGKIYFKADAKDTNRPDLWSAEGIARQVKWALGMAKGLPRYEIEKSDVVVYVDEKLKDIRPYGVYAIVENLKLDEEALRQIIQLQEKIALTFGRRRREVAIGTFDFDKIKPPFYYKAVEPDKIRFVPLNSDREMSADEILEEHEKGREYGHLIKGKPYYPLLVDREGNVLSMPPVINSETHGKVTEETRSIFIDITGWDLNKIMLALNVIVTALAERGGKIRSVKVVYKDFEIESPDLTPKEFEVDLSYIKRLAGVELSDEEIKDLLERMMYEVEIVDGKAKLKYPAFRDDIMHARDVLEDVLIAYGYNNIVPEEPKLAVQGKGNDFVDFENALRDLMVGFGLQEVMTFNLTNKEAQFDKMNIPEEDIVEIENPISQKWSALRKWLIPSLMEFLSQNTHEEYPQKIFEVGKVTLIDESRETKTVSESKLAVALAHPKVTFTEAKEILDSLMRHLGAEYEIKEIEHGSFIPGRVGEIIVSGKTVGIIGEIHPQVLENWGIEMPVAAFEVFLRPFYKGSFL, encoded by the coding sequence ATGCCGAAGTTCGATGTTGCCAAGCATGACTTGGAGAGATTAATTGGGAAAGAATTTACGATCGAAGAGTGGGAAGACTTATTCCTCTATGCAAAATGCGAGCTTGACGATGTGTGGGAAGAGAACGGTAAAATATACTTTAAAGCAGATGCCAAGGATACGAACAGGCCTGATTTATGGAGCGCCGAAGGAATAGCGAGACAGGTAAAATGGGCCCTTGGAATGGCGAAGGGTTTGCCGAGATATGAAATCGAAAAAAGTGACGTTGTCGTTTACGTAGATGAAAAGTTGAAGGACATAAGGCCCTATGGAGTATACGCCATAGTCGAGAACCTCAAGCTTGATGAGGAGGCACTGAGGCAGATAATCCAGCTTCAGGAGAAAATAGCACTCACCTTCGGAAGGAGAAGAAGGGAAGTTGCCATAGGAACGTTTGACTTTGACAAGATCAAGCCTCCCTTCTATTACAAGGCTGTTGAGCCAGATAAGATAAGATTTGTTCCGCTAAACAGCGACCGGGAAATGAGTGCTGATGAGATACTTGAGGAGCACGAAAAGGGAAGAGAGTATGGACACTTGATTAAAGGAAAGCCCTATTACCCATTGCTTGTTGACAGGGAAGGAAACGTTCTCTCAATGCCCCCTGTTATAAACTCCGAAACCCATGGAAAAGTTACAGAAGAGACTAGGAGCATCTTCATAGACATTACGGGATGGGACCTTAACAAGATTATGCTTGCTTTGAATGTAATTGTAACTGCTCTAGCCGAGCGTGGCGGAAAAATAAGGAGTGTCAAGGTAGTTTACAAGGATTTCGAGATAGAGTCTCCCGACTTAACCCCCAAGGAGTTCGAGGTTGATCTCAGCTACATCAAGAGACTTGCGGGAGTTGAGCTCAGCGATGAGGAAATAAAAGACCTTCTTGAGCGCATGATGTACGAAGTTGAAATCGTCGATGGAAAGGCAAAGCTGAAGTATCCAGCGTTCAGAGACGATATAATGCACGCAAGGGATGTTTTAGAGGATGTCCTTATTGCCTACGGCTACAACAACATTGTTCCTGAAGAGCCCAAGCTTGCCGTTCAAGGGAAAGGAAACGACTTTGTAGATTTCGAAAATGCTCTAAGGGACCTCATGGTAGGCTTTGGCCTTCAAGAGGTTATGACCTTCAATCTCACAAACAAGGAAGCACAGTTCGATAAGATGAACATCCCGGAAGAGGACATAGTGGAGATTGAGAATCCGATAAGCCAGAAATGGTCTGCGTTGAGAAAATGGCTCATTCCGAGCCTGATGGAGTTCTTAAGCCAGAACACCCACGAGGAGTATCCACAGAAAATCTTTGAGGTTGGTAAGGTGACCCTTATAGACGAAAGCAGAGAAACAAAGACCGTCAGCGAGAGCAAGCTTGCCGTTGCCCTTGCCCATCCAAAGGTGACCTTCACAGAAGCAAAGGAGATTCTTGACAGCCTGATGCGCCATCTTGGTGCTGAATACGAGATTAAAGAGATAGAACACGGCTCCTTCATTCCGGGTAGAGTGGGAGAGATAATAGTCAGTGGAAAGACCGTTGGGATAATAGGCGAAATACATCCACAGGTGCTTGAAAACTGGGGAATAGAAATGCCGGTAGCAGCTTTTGAGGTTTTCTTAAGGCCTTTCTATAAGGGAAGTTTTCTCTGA
- the pheS gene encoding phenylalanine--tRNA ligase subunit alpha: MELSYQEKLTLIKLKDLKKAKFEDLVKETGLDQVAVMRAVLWLQSKGLAKLHERQKTIVRITELGRKYAEIGLPERRALKLLVEKGKVSLDELREVLSEDELKPIVGILRKEGWANVKKEDGKLVLEVTEKGQAAISEERPIDKALKILAEKGEVDAKELEGLVPVKELKSRKIGEEDTKAEREVEITEEGIKLAESGLELKKEVSVLTPELIKSGEWRKVEFKRFNIQAPVRRVYPGKKQPYRVFLDKIRRKLIEMGFIEMTAESLIETQFWNFDALFQPQNHPARDWTDTYQLKYPKYGSLPDEELVEKVRASHEHGWTTGSRGWGYKWDPRMAMLLMPRAHATALSARQLGKGVQIPGKYFAIQRVFRPDVLDRTHLIEFNQVDGFVVDESLTFKHLLGILKRFAVEIAGAKKVKFLPDYYPFTEPSVQMSAYHEELGWVEFGGAGIFREEMTKPLGIDVPVIAWGIGIDRLAMFKLGIDDIRYLFSYDLKWLREAKLVW, from the coding sequence ATGGAATTAAGCTATCAAGAAAAATTAACTCTCATCAAGCTCAAGGATTTGAAAAAGGCGAAATTCGAAGATCTCGTTAAAGAAACTGGGCTTGACCAGGTAGCGGTAATGAGAGCTGTTCTATGGCTCCAGAGTAAGGGCCTTGCAAAGCTCCACGAAAGGCAGAAGACGATCGTAAGGATAACAGAGCTGGGAAGGAAATATGCAGAAATTGGACTTCCAGAGAGGAGAGCCCTGAAGCTGCTTGTAGAGAAGGGCAAAGTTTCTCTTGACGAGCTAAGGGAAGTTCTGAGTGAGGATGAGCTTAAGCCCATTGTTGGAATCCTGAGGAAAGAAGGGTGGGCAAATGTCAAAAAAGAAGACGGAAAGCTTGTTCTTGAGGTTACCGAAAAGGGACAAGCAGCGATTTCTGAGGAGAGGCCCATTGACAAAGCATTAAAAATCCTTGCAGAAAAGGGAGAAGTTGATGCAAAGGAGCTAGAAGGTCTCGTCCCTGTTAAGGAACTGAAGAGCAGAAAGATTGGGGAAGAAGACACCAAGGCAGAGAGGGAAGTAGAAATCACTGAGGAAGGAATAAAACTCGCTGAAAGCGGTCTTGAGCTCAAGAAAGAGGTCTCAGTTTTAACTCCAGAGCTCATAAAGAGTGGGGAATGGAGAAAGGTTGAGTTCAAACGCTTTAACATTCAAGCCCCTGTGAGGAGAGTCTATCCTGGCAAAAAGCAGCCTTATAGGGTTTTTCTCGATAAGATAAGGAGAAAGCTTATAGAGATGGGCTTTATTGAAATGACTGCAGAGAGCTTAATAGAGACTCAGTTCTGGAATTTCGATGCTTTGTTCCAGCCGCAGAACCATCCAGCAAGAGACTGGACAGACACCTACCAGTTAAAGTATCCAAAATATGGCTCTCTCCCGGATGAGGAGCTTGTGGAAAAGGTTAGAGCATCTCATGAGCACGGCTGGACAACGGGCTCGAGAGGATGGGGCTACAAGTGGGATCCGAGAATGGCCATGCTTTTAATGCCCAGAGCGCATGCAACAGCTCTAAGTGCAAGACAGCTTGGCAAAGGCGTTCAAATCCCGGGCAAATACTTCGCTATTCAAAGAGTTTTTAGGCCAGACGTTTTGGACAGAACACATCTAATAGAGTTCAACCAAGTTGATGGATTCGTTGTGGATGAGAGCTTAACATTCAAACACCTCCTCGGAATCCTGAAGAGGTTTGCAGTTGAAATCGCTGGGGCAAAGAAAGTAAAGTTCCTTCCAGATTATTACCCGTTTACAGAGCCGAGCGTTCAGATGAGCGCCTATCATGAAGAGCTCGGATGGGTAGAATTCGGGGGAGCGGGAATATTCAGAGAAGAGATGACAAAACCGCTTGGAATAGATGTACCAGTAATTGCATGGGGAATCGGTATTGACAGATTGGCCATGTTTAAGCTGGGAATAGACGACATAAGATACCTCTTCAGCTATGACCTGAAGTGGTTGAGGGAAGCCAAGCTGGTGTGGTGA
- the tdh gene encoding L-threonine 3-dehydrogenase — protein MNEKMTAIMKTKPAYGAELVEVDVPQPREGEVLIKVLATSICGTDLHIYEWNDWAQSRIKPPQIMGHEVAGEVVEVGKGVDDIQVGDYISAETHIVCGKCYQCRNGNYHVCQNTKIFGVDTDGVFAEYAIVPAQNAWKNPKDIPPEYATLQEPLGNAVDTVLAGPIAGKTVLITGAGPLGLLGITVAKASGASLVIVSEPSEFRRELAKKVGADVIINPMEEDVVKEVKDLTDGNGVDVFLEFSGAPKALEQGLRAVTPAGRVSLLGLFPREVTFDVNNLIIFKALEVHGITGRHLWQTWYTVSNLLRSGKLNLDPIITHKYKGFDKFEEAFELMRAGKTGKVVFFPHKH, from the coding sequence ATGAATGAAAAGATGACCGCTATTATGAAAACCAAACCTGCTTACGGTGCTGAACTTGTTGAGGTTGATGTCCCACAGCCAAGGGAAGGAGAAGTTCTCATCAAGGTTCTTGCAACTAGCATCTGCGGAACCGACCTTCACATCTACGAATGGAATGATTGGGCACAGAGCAGAATAAAGCCCCCCCAGATAATGGGTCATGAGGTCGCTGGAGAGGTCGTGGAGGTTGGAAAAGGAGTAGATGACATTCAAGTAGGCGACTACATCTCTGCAGAAACGCATATAGTTTGCGGAAAATGCTATCAATGCAGAAACGGCAACTACCATGTTTGTCAGAACACCAAGATATTTGGAGTAGACACCGATGGTGTCTTTGCGGAATACGCAATAGTTCCAGCTCAAAATGCGTGGAAGAACCCGAAGGATATCCCTCCAGAATACGCGACACTTCAAGAGCCGTTGGGTAATGCCGTCGATACTGTTTTAGCCGGGCCAATTGCAGGTAAAACTGTTCTCATAACCGGTGCTGGGCCCTTAGGTCTTCTGGGTATAACGGTGGCAAAGGCAAGTGGAGCTTCTCTGGTAATAGTAAGCGAACCGAGCGAATTCAGAAGAGAGCTGGCTAAAAAGGTGGGTGCTGATGTCATCATAAACCCTATGGAAGAGGATGTCGTAAAGGAAGTGAAAGACCTGACGGATGGTAATGGGGTTGACGTTTTTCTTGAATTCAGTGGTGCTCCAAAGGCCCTTGAGCAGGGGTTACGGGCGGTTACGCCGGCGGGAAGGGTTAGTCTTTTGGGTCTCTTCCCAAGGGAGGTTACCTTCGACGTTAACAACCTCATAATCTTCAAAGCACTGGAGGTTCATGGGATTACTGGAAGACACCTTTGGCAAACATGGTATACAGTTTCCAACCTCCTTAGAAGCGGAAAGCTCAATTTAGATCCAATAATAACGCACAAGTACAAGGGATTCGATAAGTTTGAAGAAGCTTTTGAGCTCATGCGTGCTGGAAAAACGGGTAAGGTTGTGTTCTTCCCCCACAAGCACTGA
- a CDS encoding TRAM domain-containing protein, giving the protein MERGGSRLPPVKVGERYKVKIEALGKGGDGIARVKGFVIFVPNTKVGDEVEIVINSVKQKFAFGEIIG; this is encoded by the coding sequence ATGGAAAGAGGGGGTTCAAGACTGCCCCCAGTTAAGGTTGGAGAAAGGTATAAGGTAAAGATAGAAGCCCTCGGAAAAGGTGGAGACGGAATAGCAAGGGTTAAAGGCTTTGTGATTTTTGTCCCCAACACGAAAGTGGGGGACGAAGTGGAGATTGTCATAAATTCCGTGAAACAGAAGTTTGCATTTGGAGAAATTATTGGTTGA
- a CDS encoding MinD/ParA family ATP-binding protein yields MPVIIVTGRGGAGKTTTTANLSVYFAQKEYRTLAIDGDLFLPNLGFHFALDNVSYTVHSVLKNPDIDPEWAIYRHEKTGVNVMPGSTRLQDVVGISPKRLRDIVEQMRYKFPIVFVDSPTGIPFDTLPTFEVADYQIIVVEVERSPIYSFETMVENEINKLKAIGEEYGLKIGVVLNKVRESEDVIDHIIDEITENVGLPVVGVIPFDEYVPQSINVGIPILAYKPRSDAAIGFYEAGEILEEWIFKKIKKI; encoded by the coding sequence ATGCCGGTTATAATCGTTACCGGGAGAGGGGGAGCTGGTAAAACCACGACCACTGCAAATTTAAGCGTATATTTTGCTCAAAAGGAGTATAGAACTTTAGCTATAGATGGTGACCTATTCTTGCCCAATCTTGGCTTTCACTTTGCTTTGGATAATGTTAGTTATACCGTCCATTCTGTTCTCAAAAACCCTGATATTGATCCCGAGTGGGCGATTTATAGACATGAAAAGACGGGAGTTAACGTGATGCCTGGTAGCACCAGGTTGCAGGATGTGGTAGGTATATCCCCCAAAAGATTGAGAGATATCGTAGAACAAATGAGATACAAGTTCCCAATAGTTTTTGTTGATTCTCCAACGGGAATTCCCTTTGACACCCTTCCGACTTTTGAAGTTGCAGATTATCAAATAATAGTTGTTGAAGTTGAGAGGTCACCGATTTATTCCTTTGAAACAATGGTGGAGAATGAGATTAACAAGCTTAAGGCAATAGGCGAGGAATATGGGTTAAAGATTGGGGTAGTGCTAAACAAGGTTAGGGAATCGGAGGATGTTATAGACCACATAATAGACGAGATTACTGAAAACGTTGGCCTGCCGGTTGTTGGGGTAATACCCTTTGATGAATACGTTCCACAGTCCATAAACGTTGGAATCCCTATACTTGCATACAAGCCAAGAAGTGATGCTGCTATAGGGTTTTATGAAGCCGGGGAAATATTGGAGGAGTGGATATTTAAAAAGATCAAAAAGATATGA
- the hmgA gene encoding hydroxymethylglutaryl-CoA reductase (NADPH), which produces MNLEELIEKVASGEIKLHEVEKYTGDKKLATDVRRKALEKKLGISLENIGYYSIDPNQVIGKNIENMIGVVQIPMGVAGPLKINGEYAKGEFYIPLATTEGALVASVNRGCSALTAAGGVKTTIIDDKMTRAPLLKCTDARRAREVARWVEENLEYLQEKAVSKVTKHGKLRGVKPYIVGNNLYLRFEFETGDAMGMNMVTIASEEIMKVIEEHFPDVKYLALSGNLCVDKKPNAMNFINGRGKTVIAEAIIPREIVEKKLKTTPELIAEVNYRKNLVGSAQAGSYGFNAHFANIVGAIFLATGQDEAQITEGSHGITLAEVTPEGDLYISVTMPSLEIGTVGGGTRVATQREALSIMGVAGGGDPPGANAKKFAEIIAGAVLAGELSLLAAIAAKHLAKAHKELGR; this is translated from the coding sequence ATGAACTTGGAAGAACTTATTGAAAAAGTGGCCAGTGGAGAAATTAAGCTCCACGAGGTGGAAAAATATACCGGGGACAAAAAGCTTGCAACAGATGTAAGAAGGAAGGCCCTCGAGAAAAAGCTTGGGATAAGCCTTGAAAACATCGGGTACTATTCCATCGACCCAAACCAAGTCATAGGAAAGAACATTGAAAACATGATCGGCGTCGTCCAAATACCTATGGGAGTCGCCGGGCCGTTGAAGATAAATGGAGAATACGCCAAAGGGGAGTTCTACATCCCCCTAGCAACAACCGAAGGAGCCTTAGTTGCAAGCGTTAATAGGGGCTGCTCAGCCTTAACTGCCGCAGGCGGTGTGAAGACCACTATAATTGATGACAAGATGACGAGGGCGCCCCTTTTAAAATGCACCGATGCAAGGAGGGCAAGAGAGGTCGCCAGATGGGTCGAAGAAAACCTCGAATACCTGCAAGAAAAGGCGGTTTCCAAAGTGACCAAACACGGAAAACTTAGGGGAGTTAAGCCCTACATCGTAGGCAACAACCTCTACCTGCGCTTTGAGTTCGAGACGGGCGATGCCATGGGAATGAACATGGTCACGATAGCGAGTGAAGAGATCATGAAGGTTATCGAAGAGCACTTCCCGGATGTTAAGTACCTAGCCCTTTCTGGAAACCTCTGCGTTGATAAGAAGCCCAACGCAATGAACTTCATCAACGGAAGGGGAAAAACAGTAATAGCCGAGGCAATTATCCCGAGGGAAATTGTGGAGAAAAAGCTCAAAACAACACCCGAGCTCATAGCAGAGGTCAACTACAGGAAAAACCTCGTAGGTTCAGCCCAGGCCGGAAGCTACGGCTTTAACGCCCACTTTGCGAACATTGTAGGAGCAATATTCCTTGCAACCGGCCAGGATGAAGCCCAGATAACTGAAGGCTCCCATGGAATAACTCTTGCAGAAGTAACTCCCGAGGGAGATTTATACATAAGCGTAACGATGCCGAGCCTCGAAATCGGAACGGTAGGTGGAGGAACAAGAGTAGCCACGCAGAGGGAAGCATTAAGCATCATGGGCGTTGCCGGCGGCGGAGATCCTCCTGGAGCTAATGCAAAGAAGTTTGCGGAGATTATTGCCGGTGCTGTATTGGCAGGGGAGCTCTCATTACTAGCCGCCATAGCGGCAAAACACCTTGCAAAGGCGCACAAAGAGCTTGGGCGTTAG